Proteins co-encoded in one Archangium lipolyticum genomic window:
- a CDS encoding YceI family protein → MSIETWRIDTTHSSIGFTVRHMVVARVHGRFTRYEGRLFVNGDDLRSAQAEVKIEAASIDTQLEARDTHLRSPDFFDVAAFKRVIFRSRRVVAVGKDRYQVVGDLTIKDFTREVVLDAEFLGRVTDPFGTERLAFSARTSIDRKDFGLTWNKALETGGVFVGERIDIELDVQAVKAAALEKAA, encoded by the coding sequence ATGTCCATCGAGACCTGGCGGATCGACACCACCCACTCCTCCATCGGCTTCACCGTGCGGCACATGGTGGTGGCCCGCGTGCACGGCCGCTTCACCCGGTACGAGGGCCGGCTGTTCGTGAACGGCGACGACCTCAGGAGCGCGCAGGCGGAGGTGAAGATCGAAGCGGCGAGCATCGACACGCAGCTGGAGGCGCGTGACACCCACCTGCGCTCGCCGGACTTCTTCGACGTGGCGGCCTTCAAGCGCGTCATCTTCCGCAGCCGGCGCGTGGTGGCGGTGGGCAAGGACCGCTACCAGGTGGTGGGAGACCTGACGATCAAGGACTTCACGCGCGAGGTGGTGTTGGACGCCGAGTTCCTCGGCCGCGTGACGGATCCGTTCGGCACCGAGCGCCTGGCCTTCAGCGCTCGCACGAGCATCGATCGCAAGGACTTCGGTCTGACGTGGAACAAGGCGCTGGAGACGGGCGGGGTGTTCGTGGGCGAGCGCATCGACATCGAGCTCGATGTGCAAGCAGTGAAGGCGGCCGCCTTGGAGAAGGCGGCGTGA
- a CDS encoding GerW family sporulation protein — protein sequence MDVNDVIDRARDAFNVRRVFGEPIQQGEVTVIPAAWVSGGGGGGGGEGTAPEGAETPAGTGKGYGSGFGLRARPAGAFVLSKGKVRWMPAVDVNRIILGGQILMGIVLLTFGQRLVRLLLQEEKPLRKRFAR from the coding sequence ATGGACGTCAATGATGTCATCGACAGGGCTCGCGACGCCTTCAATGTCCGGCGCGTCTTCGGAGAACCCATCCAGCAGGGCGAGGTGACGGTGATTCCCGCCGCCTGGGTGAGCGGAGGAGGCGGCGGAGGTGGCGGAGAAGGCACCGCCCCCGAGGGAGCGGAGACTCCCGCGGGCACGGGCAAGGGTTACGGCAGCGGCTTCGGCTTGCGGGCCCGTCCGGCCGGCGCCTTCGTCCTGAGCAAGGGCAAGGTGCGCTGGATGCCGGCGGTGGACGTCAACCGCATCATCCTCGGCGGCCAGATACTGATGGGCATCGTCCTGCTGACGTTCGGCCAGCGGCTCGTGCGCCTCCTGCTCCAGGAGGAGAAGCCCCTCCGGAAGCGGTTCGCGAGGTGA